One Cryptosporangium minutisporangium DNA segment encodes these proteins:
- a CDS encoding helix-turn-helix domain-containing protein, giving the protein MAGELRVERGESSTAHWETTHGAPGAGLAGLVGSYHGFSEKSLRPVARREFGAANVVLIVCFGDPLLVADASGRDGGRRLSSFVAGPGEGVTRTEHAGVQDGVEVRLSPWGAYQLLGVPTDEIAGRVVGLDEVLGRAGTRLSERLADATDWRTRFAVLDTVFSRAAATGPRPDRTLVAAWERLERCHGDLPISDLIADTGWSRRRLAERFRTQTGLTPKSAARILRFTRARDLLTRPGHRSLASIALACGYYDQAHLNRDFQALGQCTPTEYLAAQLADLPGTGH; this is encoded by the coding sequence ATGGCCGGTGAGCTGCGCGTCGAGCGGGGCGAGTCCTCGACCGCGCACTGGGAGACGACCCACGGTGCTCCCGGCGCGGGCTTGGCGGGTTTGGTCGGGTCGTACCACGGGTTCTCCGAGAAGTCGCTCCGGCCGGTTGCCCGGCGAGAGTTCGGGGCCGCGAACGTCGTCCTGATCGTGTGCTTCGGTGACCCGCTGCTGGTGGCCGACGCGTCCGGGCGCGACGGCGGGCGCCGGCTGTCGTCGTTCGTGGCCGGGCCGGGTGAAGGCGTGACGCGAACCGAGCATGCCGGCGTGCAGGACGGGGTCGAGGTTCGGCTCAGTCCGTGGGGCGCCTACCAACTGCTGGGCGTGCCCACCGATGAGATCGCAGGGCGCGTGGTCGGCCTGGACGAAGTGCTCGGGCGCGCGGGCACACGATTGAGCGAGCGGCTGGCCGATGCCACCGACTGGCGGACGCGATTCGCGGTCCTCGACACGGTGTTCAGCCGCGCTGCCGCCACCGGCCCCCGTCCGGACCGGACCCTCGTCGCCGCATGGGAACGGCTCGAACGCTGCCACGGCGATCTGCCGATCAGCGACCTGATCGCGGACACCGGTTGGAGTCGGCGCAGGCTCGCGGAACGGTTCCGGACACAGACCGGGCTCACTCCGAAGTCCGCAGCGCGGATCTTGCGTTTCACCCGCGCCAGGGACTTGTTGACCCGCCCCGGCCATCGGTCACTCGCGTCGATCGCGCTGGCCTGCGGTTACTACGACCAGGCCCACTTGAACCGGGACTTCCAGGCGCTCGGGCAGTGCACGCCCACGGAGTACCTCGCCGCGCAACTGGCTGACCTACCGGGCACCGGGCACTGA
- the aztD gene encoding zinc metallochaperone AztD: protein MVTHLGTRGLVALAAAALLALSACANEADGGTASPSASSATTSAKNPVAITYDGGIYVLDGESLAVAHDVKLDGFNRVNPAGNDTHVVVTAADGFRVLDAVTGRMTDITYPGSKPGHVVLHGDRTILFTDGTGDVNSFDPKDLAKGKPEGRTYQTAQPHHGVAVELSDGTMVVTLGTDESRPGAIALDEQGKEIARSEECEGVHGEAVAKGEVVALGCEDGVLLFKKGTFVKVKGDRAYSAVGTQVGSEVSPIVLGDYKVDPDAEREFPEQFALVDTAAHTLRVVPMPKGVSYSFRSLARGPEGEGLILGTDGKLHVVDPAVGKIVSSWPVVGQWKEPMDWQQPRPALFVRGGDAYVTEPATKKVHRLDLATGKVVGSTSLGGIPNEISGTLSTH, encoded by the coding sequence GTGGTGACTCACCTCGGGACGCGCGGCCTGGTAGCCCTGGCTGCCGCCGCGTTACTGGCGCTCAGCGCCTGTGCGAACGAGGCGGACGGTGGGACGGCTTCGCCCTCCGCGTCGTCCGCCACCACTTCGGCGAAGAATCCGGTAGCGATCACCTACGACGGTGGCATCTACGTGCTCGACGGCGAATCCCTGGCCGTGGCGCACGACGTGAAGCTCGACGGCTTCAACCGCGTGAACCCGGCCGGCAACGACACCCACGTCGTCGTGACAGCCGCGGACGGGTTCCGAGTGCTCGACGCGGTGACCGGCCGGATGACCGACATCACCTACCCGGGCAGCAAGCCCGGTCACGTGGTGCTGCACGGTGATCGCACGATCCTGTTCACCGACGGCACCGGCGATGTGAACAGCTTCGACCCGAAGGACCTCGCGAAGGGCAAGCCCGAGGGGCGTACCTACCAGACGGCGCAGCCGCACCACGGCGTAGCCGTCGAGCTGAGCGACGGCACGATGGTGGTCACCCTCGGCACGGACGAGTCACGCCCGGGTGCGATCGCCCTGGACGAACAGGGCAAGGAGATCGCCCGCAGCGAGGAGTGCGAGGGCGTCCACGGGGAGGCCGTCGCGAAGGGCGAGGTCGTCGCGCTGGGCTGCGAGGACGGCGTGCTGCTGTTCAAGAAGGGCACGTTCGTCAAGGTCAAGGGCGACCGGGCCTACAGCGCCGTCGGTACGCAGGTCGGCAGCGAGGTGTCGCCGATCGTGCTCGGCGACTACAAGGTCGACCCGGACGCGGAGCGGGAGTTCCCCGAGCAGTTCGCGCTCGTCGACACCGCGGCCCACACGTTGCGGGTGGTGCCGATGCCGAAGGGCGTGAGTTACAGCTTCCGCTCGCTGGCGCGTGGCCCGGAGGGTGAGGGACTGATCCTCGGCACCGACGGCAAACTGCACGTCGTCGACCCGGCCGTCGGCAAGATCGTGAGCTCGTGGCCCGTGGTCGGCCAGTGGAAGGAGCCGATGGACTGGCAGCAGCCGCGTCCGGCCCTGTTCGTGCGCGGCGGCGACGCGTACGTGACCGAGCCGGCGACGAAGAAGGTGCACCGGCTCGACCTCGCCACCGGCAAGGTCGTCGGATCCACCTCCCTCGGTGGCATCCCCAACGAGATCAGCGGAACGCTGTCCACGCACTGA
- the aztC gene encoding zinc ABC transporter substrate-binding protein AztC, whose product MRPRLLTALVATIGLLAAGVACTPSARTHIVVTTNILGDVVREIVGDEARVTVLMKPNADPHSFAISAREARTMQTADLLVYNGLGLEEGVLRHVEAAKDADVPTVEVGARADPIEYQDGDAAGLPDPHFWTDPIRMQTAVRLLADEIVEHVDGVDADVVRQRAKSYQVELGELSRELATGFAGIPADRRVLVTNHHVFGYLAARYDLTVVGTIIPSGTTLASPSASDLASLTTAIKTHRVRAIFADTSQPARLAEVLASSARVTVRVIALYSESLSEADGEAASYLAMMRFNTDAILDGLTG is encoded by the coding sequence ATGAGACCTCGGCTGCTGACGGCGCTCGTCGCCACTATCGGCCTGCTGGCCGCCGGCGTCGCCTGCACGCCGTCCGCGCGCACCCACATCGTCGTGACGACGAACATCCTCGGCGACGTCGTCCGGGAGATCGTCGGCGACGAGGCCCGCGTGACCGTTCTGATGAAACCCAACGCCGACCCGCACTCCTTCGCGATCTCCGCCCGCGAGGCCCGCACCATGCAGACGGCCGACCTGCTCGTCTACAACGGCCTCGGCCTCGAGGAGGGCGTGCTCCGTCACGTCGAGGCGGCGAAGGACGCTGACGTGCCCACCGTCGAGGTGGGCGCGCGAGCCGACCCGATCGAGTACCAGGACGGCGACGCCGCCGGACTACCCGATCCGCACTTCTGGACCGATCCGATCCGTATGCAGACGGCGGTGCGCCTGCTCGCGGACGAGATCGTCGAACACGTCGACGGTGTGGACGCAGACGTCGTCCGGCAGCGCGCGAAGTCGTACCAGGTCGAACTCGGCGAACTGAGCCGCGAGCTGGCGACGGGCTTCGCGGGGATACCGGCGGACCGCCGGGTCCTCGTCACCAACCACCACGTGTTCGGCTACCTCGCCGCCCGCTACGACCTGACGGTCGTCGGCACGATCATCCCGAGCGGAACGACGCTCGCGTCGCCGAGCGCCTCCGACCTCGCGTCGCTGACCACCGCGATCAAGACCCACCGGGTGCGGGCGATCTTCGCCGACACCTCGCAGCCCGCGCGCCTCGCCGAGGTGCTCGCATCGTCGGCGAGAGTCACGGTGCGCGTGATCGCGCTCTACTCGGAATCGCTCAGCGAGGCGGACGGTGAGGCCGCGAGCTACCTGGCGATGATGCGCTTCAACACCGACGCGATTCTCGACGGCCTCACCGGCTGA
- the aztB gene encoding zinc ABC transporter permease AztB produces the protein MSSLVEPFTVPFVVRALAGGVLLAAVCALAGVWVIARGMTFLGEAMSHGMLPGVAIASILGGSLVVGAAASAFAMAIGVNALRHSREFGRDTSIGLLFVGMLSVGVIVVSHSRSFATDLTAFLFGDVLAIRAPDLLLLGGAVLVVAVVTFVGYRPFLALTFDARKARTLGLRPDLANAVMLVLLTITMAVAFSVVGTLLAFGMLIAPSAAALLVARRLPIVMLTAFGIGSAATVLGLWISWFAATAAGATIAAVAVSLFFVILGARRTASAVLRARSSTVASTAAEKGWL, from the coding sequence ATGTCGTCCCTGGTCGAGCCGTTCACCGTTCCGTTCGTCGTCCGCGCGCTGGCGGGCGGTGTGCTGTTGGCGGCGGTGTGCGCGCTCGCCGGGGTCTGGGTGATCGCCCGTGGGATGACCTTTCTCGGCGAGGCGATGAGCCACGGCATGCTGCCCGGCGTCGCGATCGCGTCGATCCTGGGCGGCAGCCTGGTCGTGGGCGCCGCGGCGAGCGCGTTCGCCATGGCGATCGGCGTCAACGCCCTACGGCACAGCCGCGAGTTCGGGCGGGACACCAGCATCGGCCTGCTGTTCGTCGGGATGCTCTCGGTCGGGGTCATCGTCGTGTCCCACTCCCGGTCGTTCGCGACCGACCTGACGGCCTTCCTCTTCGGTGACGTGCTGGCGATCCGGGCACCTGACCTGCTCTTGCTGGGTGGGGCCGTCCTCGTCGTCGCGGTCGTCACCTTCGTCGGTTACCGGCCGTTCCTGGCCTTGACGTTCGATGCGCGCAAGGCCCGGACGCTCGGCTTACGCCCGGATCTCGCGAACGCGGTGATGCTGGTCCTGCTCACGATCACGATGGCGGTGGCCTTCAGCGTCGTGGGCACGCTGCTCGCCTTCGGCATGCTCATCGCGCCCTCGGCGGCGGCGCTGCTGGTGGCACGACGGCTGCCGATCGTCATGCTCACCGCGTTCGGGATCGGCTCGGCCGCCACCGTGCTCGGACTGTGGATCTCCTGGTTCGCGGCGACGGCGGCCGGCGCCACGATCGCCGCCGTTGCCGTGTCCCTCTTCTTCGTGATCCTCGGCGCGCGCCGGACCGCGTCCGCGGTGCTGCGCGCCCGGTCGTCGACGGTCGCGTCCACCGCTGCCGAGAAAGGATGGCTGTGA
- the aztA gene encoding zinc ABC transporter ATP-binding protein AztA — protein sequence MVEVVTVEGVGFRYAGVPVLRAMSLGVESASTLVVVGANGSGKSTFLHLLAGVETPTEGCVHRREGARVALLPQRTQGIDALPLTVAECVAIGRFSPGRLLRRLGRTDRAAVTGMMERLDLAHLARRRLRELSGGQRQRTLIAQTLVQDADVYVLDEPTAALDTRSRHRVHELLAERSRGGAAVVLASHDTAEASLADHTLQL from the coding sequence ATGGTCGAGGTCGTCACCGTCGAGGGCGTGGGCTTCCGCTACGCCGGCGTCCCCGTCCTGCGCGCGATGAGCCTGGGCGTCGAATCCGCGTCCACGCTGGTGGTCGTCGGCGCGAACGGCTCGGGCAAGAGCACGTTCCTGCACCTACTGGCGGGCGTCGAGACACCCACCGAAGGCTGCGTCCACCGCCGCGAGGGCGCCCGCGTGGCCCTCCTTCCCCAGCGCACCCAGGGCATCGACGCACTCCCGCTGACGGTCGCGGAATGCGTCGCGATCGGACGCTTCTCCCCCGGCCGACTGCTGCGACGCCTCGGCCGTACCGATCGCGCGGCCGTGACCGGAATGATGGAGCGGCTGGACCTCGCGCACCTGGCCCGCCGACGGCTCCGCGAACTGTCCGGCGGGCAGCGGCAGCGCACTCTCATCGCCCAGACGCTCGTCCAGGACGCCGACGTCTACGTCCTCGACGAGCCCACCGCCGCGCTCGACACCCGCAGCAGGCACCGTGTGCACGAGCTACTCGCCGAACGGAGCCGGGGCGGCGCCGCCGTGGTCCTGGCCAGCCACGACACCGCCGAAGCATCGTTAGCCGACCACACGCTCCAACTTTGA
- a CDS encoding copper chaperone PCu(A)C translates to MYCSTRRARGLAVLTLTVVSAGLLAGCGNSDNSSTSTPSTSVSPTVSESAATAVSITDPWVKAADKGMTAAFGTLVNNTDKPLTVVSASSSVSVMELHEMVMKDGKMIMQPKTNGFTLPAKGSHELSPGGDHLMFMDVKTPVKAGDEVTITLKLSDGSSVPFTAVGKPYSGAEESYAPDGGMDMTDSHNGADASASPSA, encoded by the coding sequence ATGTACTGCTCGACCCGTCGTGCCCGTGGACTCGCCGTCCTCACCCTCACCGTCGTCTCCGCAGGCCTGCTCGCCGGTTGCGGCAACTCGGACAACTCGTCGACGTCGACCCCCTCCACGTCGGTGAGCCCGACGGTGTCGGAGTCGGCGGCCACAGCCGTCTCGATCACCGACCCCTGGGTCAAGGCCGCCGACAAGGGCATGACCGCCGCGTTCGGCACGCTGGTGAACAACACCGACAAGCCGCTGACGGTGGTCAGCGCGTCCTCGTCCGTCTCGGTCATGGAACTGCACGAGATGGTGATGAAGGACGGCAAAATGATCATGCAGCCCAAGACGAACGGCTTCACGCTGCCGGCCAAGGGCTCGCACGAGCTGTCCCCCGGCGGCGACCACCTCATGTTCATGGACGTGAAGACGCCGGTGAAGGCCGGCGACGAAGTCACGATCACCCTGAAGCTCTCCGACGGCAGCAGCGTTCCGTTCACCGCGGTCGGCAAGCCGTACTCCGGTGCCGAGGAGAGCTATGCACCGGACGGCGGCATGGACATGACCGACTCCCACAACGGCGCGGACGCGAGCGCCAGCCCGTCGGCATGA
- a CDS encoding Dyp-type peroxidase: MSERPNSRGVSRRGLLTGGAAAVGGALVGAASATAVAASTTDPAPAPRTEPADYGQQREPFHGRRQAGVDTRPQAFASFLAFALKPGTDRAALRRMLRLLSDDAARLTQGRPALGDTEADLATTPARLTVTFGFGPGLYRAAGLASPLADLPRFPIDRLQARWSGGDLLLQVCADDPTTVAHAQRMLIKDARPFASVRWVQRGFRRGRGVEADGATHRNLMGQLDGTVNPKPGTPSYDPAVWSGDSTTLVLRRIRMEIETWDKLSRTDKELVTGRRLDTGAPLTGTAEHDEPDFTAVDASGLPVMPDFAHVTRAHVSDERLRILRRPYSYDGEPDAAGVPDSGLIFAAFQADITEQFIPIQQRLAEQDLMNEWTTPIGSAVFAIPPGCAEGGWVGEQVLS, from the coding sequence ATGAGCGAGCGTCCGAACAGCCGCGGGGTGAGCAGGCGGGGTCTGCTCACCGGCGGTGCCGCGGCGGTGGGCGGTGCCCTGGTGGGCGCCGCCTCCGCCACGGCGGTCGCCGCTTCCACCACCGATCCAGCACCCGCCCCGCGCACCGAACCTGCCGACTACGGGCAACAGCGCGAGCCGTTCCACGGCCGCCGCCAAGCCGGCGTCGACACCCGCCCGCAGGCGTTCGCGTCGTTCCTCGCGTTCGCGCTGAAGCCGGGCACCGATCGGGCCGCGCTCCGCCGCATGCTGCGCCTGCTCTCCGACGACGCGGCCCGTCTCACCCAGGGGCGCCCCGCTCTCGGCGACACCGAGGCCGACCTGGCCACGACGCCCGCGCGGCTGACGGTCACGTTCGGTTTCGGTCCCGGCCTCTACCGGGCCGCCGGCCTCGCATCCCCGTTGGCCGACCTGCCGAGGTTCCCCATCGACCGGCTGCAGGCGCGGTGGTCCGGCGGCGATCTGCTGCTGCAGGTCTGTGCGGACGATCCGACGACGGTCGCCCACGCCCAGCGCATGCTCATCAAGGACGCCCGGCCGTTCGCGAGCGTGCGGTGGGTGCAGCGCGGCTTCCGGCGCGGACGCGGGGTCGAGGCCGACGGCGCCACGCACCGCAACCTGATGGGCCAGCTCGACGGCACCGTCAACCCGAAGCCGGGCACCCCGTCGTACGACCCCGCGGTCTGGTCCGGCGACAGCACGACTCTCGTGCTCCGTCGGATCCGGATGGAGATCGAGACGTGGGACAAGCTGTCCCGCACCGACAAGGAGCTCGTCACCGGCCGCCGCCTGGACACCGGTGCCCCACTCACCGGCACAGCCGAGCACGACGAACCGGATTTCACCGCCGTCGATGCCAGCGGTCTGCCGGTGATGCCGGACTTCGCCCACGTCACTCGCGCGCACGTCAGCGATGAACGGCTCCGCATTCTGCGTCGTCCCTACAGTTATGACGGCGAGCCAGACGCGGCAGGCGTTCCGGACAGTGGTCTGATCTTCGCGGCCTTCCAGGCTGACATCACCGAGCAGTTCATCCCCATCCAGCAGCGCCTCGCCGAACAGGACCTGATGAACGAATGGACGACGCCGATCGGATCGGCCGTGTTCGCGATTCCGCCCGGGTGCGCCGAGGGTGGCTGGGTCGGCGAGCAGGTGCTCTCGTGA
- a CDS encoding copper resistance CopC family protein, whose protein sequence is MRTALVLVGAVLTVLLATPAHAHSGIASSNPAANSTITTAPDEITLTFAGAIRGNFSTVVVTGPDGATYGDGKPRAIDRTLHQPVKPLVSGRYTVAWRIVAGDGHPLQGVFTFTADLPVAEPTPSATSAAPPATTPEPSRAAAPSDDEDGGNGLLLAAAGVGALVVIVGIVALARRRRTP, encoded by the coding sequence GTGAGGACAGCCCTGGTACTCGTGGGCGCCGTCCTGACGGTGCTCCTCGCCACTCCCGCGCACGCGCACTCGGGAATCGCCAGCAGCAACCCGGCCGCCAACAGCACGATCACCACCGCGCCCGACGAGATCACCCTGACGTTCGCCGGGGCGATCCGCGGAAACTTCAGCACGGTTGTGGTCACCGGCCCGGACGGCGCCACGTACGGCGACGGGAAGCCCCGTGCCATCGACCGGACACTGCATCAGCCGGTGAAACCGCTGGTCTCCGGCCGGTACACCGTGGCTTGGCGCATCGTGGCGGGCGACGGTCATCCGCTGCAGGGCGTCTTCACGTTCACCGCCGACCTGCCCGTCGCCGAACCGACTCCGAGCGCCACCAGCGCGGCGCCCCCGGCGACGACTCCGGAGCCGTCCCGGGCCGCCGCGCCGTCGGACGACGAGGACGGCGGTAACGGGCTGTTGCTCGCTGCCGCGGGTGTGGGTGCTCTCGTCGTGATCGTGGGCATCGTCGCGTTGGCGCGGAGGCGTCGCACGCCATGA
- a CDS encoding PepSY domain-containing protein, producing the protein MTVNADPPRESEPETSTVTAVVEPPPVEPARMKVPMRPARWALLRRLHFYAGVFVAPFLFVAALTGLAYTLAPQLNQIVHGHELSVDEVGDTTVPLAEQVAAAREAHPDGTLATVSVFDDPEATTQIAFSVPELAAESKVHTVYVDPYTGEVRGQLTTWFTATPLQTWLDGFHRSLHLGDVGRMYSELAASWLWVISLGGLALWIGRKRAYRGERAARRRAVLPDLTARGVRRTRGWHASIGVWIIVGLLFLSATGLTWSQYAGARFDAALDAVQGSAPALNTALGESAAPAEGGGHHDAGAPAEPRENDLPAGKPLEEIIAAGPMGGRIDVTIPADADTAYRVAQDKGQWPASFDQVAVDPTTGEVTQRVDYADWPFLAKLSKLGIRAHMGELFCVVNQILLAALALGLLSVLIWGYRMWWQRRPTRSDRRAVLGSAPPRGGWRTLPRWFLLVGAPVTLFVAWAMPLLGVTLGAFLLFDLLVGAFRWALRTPTPRLSD; encoded by the coding sequence ATGACCGTGAACGCCGATCCGCCCCGCGAGTCCGAGCCGGAGACCAGCACCGTCACGGCGGTCGTCGAACCGCCGCCGGTCGAACCGGCCCGAATGAAGGTACCGATGCGTCCGGCCCGGTGGGCGCTGCTGCGGCGGCTGCACTTCTACGCCGGGGTCTTCGTCGCGCCGTTCCTGTTCGTCGCCGCGCTGACCGGCCTGGCCTACACACTGGCGCCGCAGCTCAACCAGATCGTCCACGGCCACGAGCTGTCCGTGGACGAGGTGGGCGACACCACGGTGCCGCTCGCCGAACAGGTCGCCGCTGCCCGCGAGGCGCACCCGGACGGCACCCTGGCCACCGTCTCCGTCTTCGACGACCCGGAAGCGACCACGCAGATCGCCTTCTCGGTGCCCGAGCTCGCGGCCGAGAGCAAGGTGCACACCGTCTACGTCGACCCCTACACCGGCGAGGTCCGTGGCCAGCTGACCACCTGGTTCACCGCGACGCCGCTGCAGACCTGGCTGGACGGCTTTCACCGCAGCCTGCACCTGGGCGACGTCGGCCGGATGTACTCCGAGCTCGCCGCGTCCTGGCTCTGGGTGATCTCGCTCGGCGGTCTCGCGCTCTGGATCGGCCGCAAGCGCGCCTACCGTGGTGAGCGCGCCGCCCGGCGTCGGGCCGTGCTACCGGATCTGACCGCGCGCGGTGTGCGGCGGACCCGTGGCTGGCACGCGTCGATCGGCGTCTGGATCATCGTCGGCTTGCTGTTCCTGTCCGCGACCGGCCTGACCTGGTCGCAGTACGCCGGCGCCCGCTTCGACGCCGCGCTCGACGCCGTCCAGGGCTCCGCCCCGGCGCTGAACACCGCCCTCGGCGAGAGCGCTGCCCCCGCCGAGGGCGGTGGGCACCACGACGCGGGCGCACCGGCCGAACCTCGCGAAAACGACCTCCCAGCCGGCAAGCCCCTCGAGGAGATCATCGCCGCCGGACCCATGGGCGGCCGGATCGACGTCACGATCCCGGCCGACGCCGACACCGCGTACCGCGTCGCCCAGGACAAGGGGCAGTGGCCGGCCAGCTTCGACCAAGTCGCCGTCGACCCCACGACCGGCGAGGTCACCCAGCGCGTCGACTACGCCGACTGGCCGTTCCTGGCCAAGCTCAGCAAGCTCGGTATCCGCGCGCACATGGGCGAGCTGTTCTGCGTCGTCAACCAGATCCTGCTCGCCGCGCTCGCGCTCGGCCTGCTCAGCGTTCTGATCTGGGGCTACCGGATGTGGTGGCAACGACGCCCCACCCGAAGCGACCGGCGCGCCGTACTCGGTTCCGCTCCACCCCGCGGCGGCTGGCGGACGCTCCCACGCTGGTTCCTGCTGGTCGGCGCCCCGGTGACGCTGTTCGTCGCCTGGGCCATGCCCCTGCTCGGCGTCACCCTCGGCGCGTTCCTGCTCTTCGACCTGCTCGTCGGCGCGTTCCGCTGGGCGCTGCGCACGCCGACACCAAGGCTCAGCGACTGA
- a CDS encoding FecCD family ABC transporter permease — MGSGLVIGGRDPAAPVDALGLGARRRRTALWLAALIVGLVATVIAGVGFGAVGINPATVARIIGHHLVGWPGEATWDLAQDAIVWDVRLPRVLLGALVGAGLAVCGVALQAMVRNVLADPYLLGVNSGASSGAAAAILFGFGAGFGEHALPLSAFLGALAASFLVFFLARSGGRVTSLRLLLAGVAVGYALYAATSFLIFASGSAEGARSVMFWLLGSLGLAQWDAPLTVVAVVIMVTTFLLTIWGRQMDSLAIGDETAHTLGISPERFRVRLLVLVALTIGVLVSAAGSIGFVGLVVPHVARRLVGATHVRVVPVAALLGAILLIWADVIARVLLEPQEIPIGIITSLLGAPFLLVLIRRFHATSA, encoded by the coding sequence GTGGGATCCGGGCTGGTGATCGGAGGCCGTGATCCGGCTGCGCCCGTCGATGCACTCGGCTTGGGGGCCCGGCGCCGTCGCACCGCCCTCTGGCTGGCCGCGCTGATCGTCGGCCTCGTCGCCACGGTGATCGCCGGTGTCGGGTTCGGTGCGGTCGGCATCAACCCGGCCACCGTCGCCCGGATCATCGGCCACCACCTGGTCGGTTGGCCCGGCGAGGCGACCTGGGACCTGGCTCAGGACGCGATCGTCTGGGACGTCCGCCTCCCCCGCGTCCTCCTCGGCGCGCTGGTCGGAGCCGGGCTCGCGGTCTGCGGCGTCGCGCTGCAGGCCATGGTCCGCAACGTGCTCGCCGATCCCTACCTGCTCGGCGTGAACTCCGGCGCGTCCAGCGGTGCCGCCGCGGCGATCCTGTTCGGCTTCGGCGCGGGCTTCGGTGAGCACGCCCTGCCACTCAGCGCGTTCCTCGGTGCGCTCGCCGCGTCATTCCTGGTGTTCTTCCTCGCCCGCAGCGGCGGCCGGGTCACGTCGCTGCGGCTGCTGCTGGCCGGTGTCGCGGTCGGCTACGCGCTGTATGCCGCGACCAGCTTCCTGATCTTCGCCTCCGGCTCCGCCGAAGGCGCCCGGTCGGTGATGTTCTGGCTGCTCGGCTCGCTGGGCCTCGCGCAGTGGGACGCACCCCTCACGGTGGTCGCCGTCGTCATCATGGTGACGACTTTCCTGCTGACGATCTGGGGTCGGCAGATGGACTCGCTGGCCATCGGCGACGAAACCGCTCACACCCTCGGCATCTCCCCCGAACGCTTCCGCGTCCGGCTGCTCGTCCTCGTCGCGCTCACCATCGGCGTCCTCGTCTCAGCCGCCGGCAGCATCGGGTTCGTCGGGCTCGTCGTCCCGCACGTCGCGCGCCGGCTGGTCGGGGCTACCCACGTGCGGGTCGTGCCGGTCGCCGCGCTGCTCGGGGCGATCCTGCTGATCTGGGCGGACGTCATCGCGCGCGTGCTGTTGGAGCCGCAGGAGATCCCGATCGGCATCATCACCTCCCTGCTCGGCGCCCCCTTCCTCCTCGTCCTGATCCGCCGTTTCCACGCCACCAGCGCTTAA
- a CDS encoding ABC transporter substrate-binding protein — MRKLPVALTAAALLLTTGCGGGSDPGTTSSDGIYPVTINNCGTDVTFDAEPERVVMLKSAAVPFLHELGVMDRVTARAGQYPKAYYDAETIAELDRIPLLTDKTDTSGHLQISKEVVIAQEPDLVLGQVDNLSRETLSAVDIPLLEEPALCETTKTKPTFDDIYEQTQNYGKVFNRYDEAASAVAALKKRTEAATAPKPSGRTAAVLYPTVGGGTTYAYGTLSMADPQLTAAGFTNVFGNVDERVFEVTREELLGRNPDVLILLYSDGDPKAVEQAITSLPGADQLKAVQNGNVLAQLFNFTEPPTPLSITGLEMIRKRFG; from the coding sequence ATGCGCAAACTCCCAGTCGCGCTGACCGCGGCTGCTCTCCTGCTGACCACCGGGTGCGGCGGCGGTAGCGACCCGGGAACGACGTCATCCGACGGCATCTACCCGGTCACGATCAACAACTGCGGCACCGACGTGACGTTCGACGCCGAACCCGAACGCGTCGTCATGCTCAAGAGCGCCGCCGTGCCGTTCCTGCACGAGCTCGGCGTCATGGACCGCGTCACCGCCCGCGCCGGTCAGTACCCGAAGGCGTACTACGACGCGGAGACGATCGCGGAGCTCGACCGGATCCCGCTGCTGACCGACAAGACCGACACCAGCGGCCACCTGCAGATCTCCAAGGAAGTGGTGATCGCGCAGGAGCCCGACCTGGTCCTCGGCCAGGTCGACAACCTCTCCCGCGAGACGCTCTCGGCCGTCGACATCCCGCTGCTCGAGGAGCCCGCGCTCTGCGAGACCACGAAGACCAAGCCGACGTTCGACGACATCTACGAGCAGACACAGAACTACGGCAAGGTCTTCAACAGGTATGACGAGGCTGCGAGCGCCGTGGCAGCTTTGAAGAAACGCACCGAAGCCGCGACCGCGCCGAAGCCCTCCGGCCGCACCGCCGCCGTGCTCTACCCGACCGTCGGCGGCGGCACCACCTACGCCTACGGCACGCTGAGCATGGCCGACCCGCAGCTGACGGCCGCCGGGTTCACCAACGTCTTCGGCAACGTCGATGAGCGCGTCTTCGAAGTCACCCGCGAAGAGCTGCTGGGACGCAACCCCGACGTGCTGATCCTGCTCTACAGCGACGGCGACCCGAAGGCCGTAGAGCAGGCAATCACCAGCTTGCCGGGCGCCGACCAGCTGAAGGCCGTCCAGAACGGCAACGTCCTGGCCCAGCTGTTCAACTTCACCGAGCCGCCCACCCCGCTCTCGATCACCGGCCTGGAGATGATCCGGAAGCGGTTCGGATGA